ACAGCAATGTACGTGGAGCATTTCGATATGGATAGCAACGGAACGCCTACCAATGCCCACCCATTGACAGTAAAAGAAGCCAACGTATTGGCAAAGGCTTTACAGACCGATGAAGAAAAGAACACAGCTTTTTTAAAGCCAAATGGAATTTTGCCGACCAATATTCTGCATATCAGTCCGAGCGAAAAAGGTACGGTGCTATGGTACACGAAAGCACAGCAAAGACAACTGTATTTTGTAGATAGTTTGGGCATACCCAACGGAAAGGCACAAGTACCACCAATGCTTTGGTTAGCGAGCAAAAGCAGTCTTACTGTATTTGCTTTGGCAAGCGACAGAAGACCTACCGAGAAAACGCCATTGCATTACGTCCCATTTTTCAATATCTACGAAAAGGGCAACGTATGTATGGGTACTGTTAGTATTGACATTAAAAATTCGGCTTCGGTTGAGGAATTTACCCGCGCGTGGGAACATTATTTTTTCAATTCCTATTTCAGCCATTCATTATGCGAAAACTTGACGAAAAAAAACATTGTAAACCTTTGGAAAGACCTTATCAGCACAGATAAACCCTTTCCGAAAGAAGTATTAAAAAAGAATAACAAAACCCTTAAAAATCTATTGTGATGAATACAGCAAAAACAGCAATCCATTTTACGGACAATTATCTGCTCAATCCGACCAATCCGATTTCGGTAAACCTTATCGGAGCAGGTGGCACAGGCTCTAAGGTACTGACCGCTTTAATGGAAATTAACGAGAGCTTGATAGCATTAGGACACGCAGGGTTGCAAGTCCGCCTTTGGGACGATGATGTTATCACGAATGCCAATTTAGGCAGACAGCGATTTTTTGAATGCGAAACAGGATTGCATAAATCCGTTGCTCTGATAAACCGTATCAATCGTTGCATCGGTACAAATTGGAAAGCCGAAACGGTAAAATTTGAAAAGGATAAGTTTGGCAGAATGCCCGAAAAAGCAAGGGCAATCATTACTATTACTTGTGTGGATAATGTACAGGCAAGATTTGGTGTTGCTGAAATTCTTAAAGAAATAAGTTACCGCAGACACTACCAAGATGAACCAAAATATTGGTTGGATTTTGGCAACAGCCAAGA
The nucleotide sequence above comes from Flavobacterium branchiarum. Encoded proteins:
- a CDS encoding PRTRC system protein B — encoded protein: MNTVNDITKDFGTLYYPKSALVFYETKGTDTAMYVEHFDMDSNGTPTNAHPLTVKEANVLAKALQTDEEKNTAFLKPNGILPTNILHISPSEKGTVLWYTKAQQRQLYFVDSLGIPNGKAQVPPMLWLASKSSLTVFALASDRRPTEKTPLHYVPFFNIYEKGNVCMGTVSIDIKNSASVEEFTRAWEHYFFNSYFSHSLCENLTKKNIVNLWKDLISTDKPFPKEVLKKNNKTLKNLL
- a CDS encoding PRTRC system ThiF family protein, with the protein product MNTAKTAIHFTDNYLLNPTNPISVNLIGAGGTGSKVLTALMEINESLIALGHAGLQVRLWDDDVITNANLGRQRFFECETGLHKSVALINRINRCIGTNWKAETVKFEKDKFGRMPEKARAIITITCVDNVQARFGVAEILKEISYRRHYQDEPKYWLDFGNSQDTGQVLLSTIGEIKQPNSEKYQTVASLPFVTDEFGELLKQSEQEDNTPSCSLAEALEHQDLFINSSLTQMGCSLLWNLFRRGMTEYKGFFHNLKDFRTHPIKVA